The stretch of DNA CCTTCACAGAACAACCAGACGGGTCAAACTCAACAGAGCAATTATTATAGGTAGTGAATTGGCGAACAGAAATAAGATTCTTAATAAGTTGTGGAGAAACCAGAACATTATTAAGATGCAAGGAAGGATGAATAACTGTGGTGCCAGTAGCAGTGACAGGTAACAAGGAGCCATTACCGACAATGATTGATGAAGGAGTAGGGTACCGCATGGGAAAGGTATGTGAAAGAATATCAGACTGAGATGTCATGTGAGAGGTAGCACCTGAGTCGAAGTACCATTCGTTACTGGGCTGCGGCTGGTGcagcgtcatggtgctgaaggtgGAGGTGAGCGACTGCTGATCCCAGGAGGGCGTCCCGGCCAAGGGGTTGTAGAACCCTGGCGGGGTGCCCCACTGGCTGGAGGAGTCCTGCGCGGAGCCCGGGGCCTGCTGGAGCTGCTGAGCGAGCATggcctgctgctactgctggttCGGCTGAACCAGCATGGCCTGCTGCGGACGTGGAGGAAGTGGCGCCAGGGGAGGCCAGGGACCAGGCCACATCTGGATAGACCCGGTCCATGGGTTCCAGAAGGACGGCCAAGGGGAGGCCGCCGATTTGGCGCTAGCAGCCTGGCCACCGGAGGGCGCAGCAGCGTCGGGGGACCGGGTGTTGGCGCTGTTGTTGTCGCCGTTGCTGCCACCGCGCCTCGAGCGTCGGTTCTTGGGCTTGGAACCGGGCGTCGAAGGTGTGCTGGAGCCAGTGCCCCCGGAGGGCGCGACTTGCTTTGGCGTGGACGAGGCGACGAACGCGGCGGGCGATGCCGAGGAGGACTTGTGCGCCATGTTCATCTCCTCAAGCAGCAGCTCAGCCTGGGCCTCCTTGAAGGTCGGGAACGGGCTAGCACGACGGAGATGAACGCTGATGCTGGTGAAGCGCTCGTTGAGGCTGCGAAGCACGTTGAGGACGAGCGTGCGGTCCGAGACGGGAGACCCGAGATCATCGAGCTGATCAGCTATCTTCTTGAAGCGCCGGCAGTAGTCGGCGATGGAGAGGTCGCCCTGGGAGAAGCCATGGAACTCGACGTCGAGGAGGATGGTGCGAGTCTTGTGGTTCCCTAGGAAGTGTGTCTCCACAGCGACCCACAGATCGCGTGCCGTGGCGCCGTGGCTGGAGATGGCCTCGGCGAGATCGTCGGAGAGGGTGCCAGTGATCCAGGACTGGACGACACAGTCCATGCGCGCCCAGTCCGGGGAAGCAGGGGCGCGGGCGTCGACCAGCACGTGATCCTGGAGGGAGAACTTGCCGGTGGTCAGTAGAAACTGATCACGCCAGCGAGCGTAGTTGCCGGAGTTGATGTCGAGGATGGTCGTGATCAGACTCCGGATGTTCTGGATGGAGACGGCCTGGGCGTGGAGGTTGAGGACGGTGGCGGCCGCGTGCAGCATCATGGCGGAGTGGAAGTCGTGGTGCTGCAGATGAGGGGATACTCCATCCTTCTACtcctggggcggcggcgtcggggcgcCGGCttcggcgcgagcggcggccgcgcgaTCCAGAGCGGCCTGGatcttcgcggcggcggcgtcccgctccttcgtggcggcggcggcctcgtccTCAACGTCGGCGGCGCGCTGAAGGGCAGCAGCGCGCGCGGCTTGGGCGCGTTCCGTCTCCTGGGCGCGCTCCTTCTCCTGGGCGGCTGCATCGGCAGCCGctttggtggtggcggcggcctgctcGGCGCTAGGGGAGGAGGGGCCAGCcatggctagggtttggggcgcaGCGCAGAGGAGCTGGCGCGCAGGGAAGGTGGGCGCGGCATGGCGGGAGGCCGGCGTGCGAGCGCTGCACGGCGAGGTGCCGGCGCGCTAGGGCAGCAGAAGACGAATCgggaagaagacccggactcgtgataccatgataGCAAATATGGCACGGGAAATTGGTGATTGATTAACGAGAGTACATGGGGTACATTATATAGGCAAGGATCGGTATCTAGGGTTTATAGAACACACACAATCAACGGAGATCCTTGCCTAATCGAGATCAATTACCATAACCCatctaaaaccctagccgcctAGGCTAGGCGCCAAGGCCCAAAGGCCGGCCCACTATAAGCCTTGCTAACAGCCTCGCTAACACAACGTTTGATCCAATGGTGTCAATTTGTCCTCCACAGGTAGACCAGATTCCAGAAGCTAATTATGTTTTtatcacaaaaataaaaaaatcagtaATTACAAAAGTTACTGCCTAAATCAAAGAGAAGTAACAGAAAGGACATACATTGTCATC from Panicum virgatum strain AP13 chromosome 9K, P.virgatum_v5, whole genome shotgun sequence encodes:
- the LOC120647841 gene encoding uncharacterized protein LOC120647841 translates to MMLHAAATVLNLHAQAVSIQNIRSLITTILDINSGNYARWRDQFLLTTGKFSLQDHVLVDARAPASPDWARMDCVVQSWITGTLSDDLAEAISSHGATARDLWVAVETHFLGNHKTRTILLDVEFHGFSQGDLSIADYCRRFKKIADQLDDLGSPVSDRTLVLNVLRSLNERFTSISVHLRRASPFPTFKEAQAELLLEEMNMAHKSSSASPAAFVASSTPKQVAPSGGTGSSTPSTPGSKPKNRRSRRGGSNGDNNSANTRSPDAAAPSGGQAASAKSAASPWPSFWNPWTGSIQMWPGPWPPLAPLPPRPQQAMLVQPNQQ